The following is a genomic window from Leptolyngbya sp. FACHB-261.
AATACCACGCCAGCCGTAGACAGTAAGCCAACGAGCGTCAGCATGGCGATCAAGCGTTGCTGCTGCGGCCATTGGTGCTGCTCTAAAATCCAGTGAAAGCTGAGGCTAGCGAAGGGGGTGGCAACCAACGCGTAGTAGATTCCCGGCATGAGCAACCCACCCACTAAAGATTTGGGAGGTGCGCCCGGACGTAGAGGTGAAATCTGGTGTTGTGCCATGAGGGAATGTTGCTTTTCTCCATCCGATTTGGCCTGGTCAGGAGCAGTCTTTGCTCCTTTAGAAGTAGTCACAGGCACTTTGGGCTTGCCCTTATCTATGTTGGGCTGTTCGGTTGGCATTGAGCACTCTTAGACCAGCTTTGTTACACTTTTTAGCGCTGCGTTACCGCAGGGTTGCGTCCTCGCTCAGTCAGGGTCTACAAAACTTGATGACTTTCGGGCATCAGGTTGAACTCCGGGGAACGGCTGAAGACGGTTAATTGAGCGCGAAAACATGGCATTTCAACTGTATTGACAACTGTTCGAGTCCTCAGCATTTTGGTACAGTCAACTTTCAGATTGACACTATCCCAGAACAGAGAAGCGCTCCTATCGAAATAGGGAAGCGTGAATTTTCACACCAAAGTTTGAGTTCGTCAGCTAGATATTTAGTAAAACCAACTACCCACATTTGGCCGTACAGTCTGCAACTGCCATCACTATGGGGTGTTTGACCAAGGTGCTGGGGAAGTTGCAAATGGGGTCTGCTTTCTGCTTCGGCAGGCATGAACTTTACACTTCTTAAAATCTTGTCTCCAGGTTAACCTGTTTGTTCTAGTCAACGGCTTTCTAGATCTCCTACTGCTTTGGAGATCCCACTATTTGATCGCCGCTTTACACTTACGGGTCTTAACTTTCAGGGTTCCAGGCCCTAATCTCTGCAGGCTGTGATTTCAGGCTGTCAGGGTTGTCACTATATTCATCACTCATCAGCCCTCTTCATCAACGTAGAACCGGTAAAAGACATAGCCGTCTTGGAAGGGCTGATCATCCGAAGCATGGTGGATAATGCCTCGCTCCACCAGAATTTGTCCGATCTGGATTGCTTCTTCCCGAGTCCAGTCTTGGCTCTGCACCAGCCACTCGACAGCCTCTGCACCAATGAAGCAGGCAGGATACAGATTCTGGCGATAGCGGCGGTCCTGGATCTTCACGCCTCCGGTTCCTCGCATCGCAGCCACTAACGCCTTAACGTCCAGGGTTGCCAGTCTCTGGTTGAGAGCACTTGGGGTAACTGGCCTAGAGGCAACTGATGAAAGATTTATTGAAGCTTGTGGAGCTGGCACTGGTTGCACTGGCTGTACCGGTGGTGGAGACGGTATCTCAGTGACTCCGCTGCCATTGGGAAGGTAAAGCTGCTTCTCAATCGGGGACGTCACCTGAGAAGACGGTGCATGCTGCTGAAGCCAGGCCGCAATCAATTCCTCTAGACGAGGCGAGCGCAGATGCAGGTCGCGTTGCGGAAACGGCACTTCAATGTTGTAGCGACGCAGACTCGCCTCGATCCGGTAGTACAGATCGCTTTTGACGCGAAACTGATTCTTGGGATCACCAGTCCAAACCATCAGCTCGAAGTTGAGGCAACTATCGCCAAAGCTCTGAAACCAGACCTGAGGCCGGGGTTTGACCAGCACCTCTGGATGACTCTTGGCCGACTCTAGCAATGCTGCTTGCACCTGGTCGACATCAGAGCCGTAGGCAACCCCAACCGGTAGCCGCAGGCGGGAAACTGGATCCCCATGACTCCAGTTGATCACCTCGCTCTCCAGAAAGCGGGAGTTCGGCACAATAATCGTCACCTGGTCCAGGGTCAGAATCTCGGCGCTACGGGCCCCGACGTGCTTGACCGTACCCATCAAGTCAGCGACCTTGACGAAATCCCCCTCCTGAATCGGTCGCTCTAGTTTGATGATCAAACCGCTGATGAAATTGTTGGTGATGTTCTGGACACCAAAGCCAAGGCCGACCCCCAAAACACTGGCCAGAATCGCTAAGGAGCCTACATCCAAGCCCCAAATTTGCAGCAGTACAATCAGCCCCAGAAAGGTGAGGATGTACTGGG
Proteins encoded in this region:
- a CDS encoding mechanosensitive ion channel domain-containing protein, which translates into the protein MAERKRSSPGVGRGLGQALGRPLRRWCRRWWRRWSVVLLGVLTLLLILGSTPGLAQAPSAPPGKAPVVVDGRVLFQVNSSGNLSAAERAESINAALEQLVQESATVDLEVAQESQLTLIRNRTDERLLLTVTEEDVTSGTSPGSQALIWRRSIESALRQGQLERTLVYYRQACLFSAGVLLGAIAVHFSLRFLERWLSRLLVRLWGQSPEPLYPWQQPAKLFLQLGLLGLKFGLWAAVGFYLSDLFPQIRSWRYALFKFLAAPVISLGGGNYSALTLLLLLAFTVGLWFAVSGLTRLFRSYVLSRTGADAAAQEVVAILTQYILTFLGLIVLLQIWGLDVGSLAILASVLGVGLGFGVQNITNNFISGLIIKLERPIQEGDFVKVADLMGTVKHVGARSAEILTLDQVTIIVPNSRFLESEVINWSHGDPVSRLRLPVGVAYGSDVDQVQAALLESAKSHPEVLVKPRPQVWFQSFGDSCLNFELMVWTGDPKNQFRVKSDLYYRIEASLRRYNIEVPFPQRDLHLRSPRLEELIAAWLQQHAPSSQVTSPIEKQLYLPNGSGVTEIPSPPPVQPVQPVPAPQASINLSSVASRPVTPSALNQRLATLDVKALVAAMRGTGGVKIQDRRYRQNLYPACFIGAEAVEWLVQSQDWTREEAIQIGQILVERGIIHHASDDQPFQDGYVFYRFYVDEEG